Proteins co-encoded in one Novosphingobium sp. PP1Y genomic window:
- a CDS encoding MgtC/SapB family protein, which yields MPIDSQFERLAIALAIGLLFGLERGWSLREVPEGKRAAGLRTYGLSGLLGGISALVASTAGAIFLSFAFLTFGLITAAFQYLEARTEQGFSVTGTVAGLLAFLLGAYAVLGEMSVAIASAAAATAMLAFKQPLHAWLKMLTWPEIRAFVILVVMTALIAPILPDKAIDPWNAINPTEIWRFTILLAAVSFLGYFAIRIFGERAGLIVSALAGGLASSTAAALTFAKMARAHPDACWLLSGATLMSCAVMMARVIVVVGIANPSLLGLIMLPLAISGSVILILGAIFILRAGKRNMERPQIAMTSPLELGTALKLAGLIAGVMLVSKLAAQFSGPAGVFGLSAISGLADVDAISLSLSQLSKGALDPQIAAIGIGLAVTANTLTKSLLGALTGSPKHGLIVGAGSAVALITAGGALFLTIG from the coding sequence ATGCCCATCGATAGCCAGTTTGAACGCCTTGCCATCGCGCTTGCAATCGGTCTGCTCTTTGGTCTCGAACGCGGCTGGAGCCTTCGCGAAGTACCTGAAGGAAAGCGCGCGGCCGGTCTCAGAACCTATGGTCTTTCCGGCTTGCTCGGAGGTATCAGTGCTCTTGTCGCGTCCACCGCAGGAGCGATTTTTCTCAGCTTTGCATTCCTGACGTTCGGACTGATCACGGCCGCTTTCCAATATCTAGAAGCGCGAACCGAACAAGGCTTCAGTGTTACCGGCACTGTTGCCGGACTCCTGGCGTTCCTGCTCGGAGCCTATGCAGTTCTGGGCGAGATGTCGGTGGCAATTGCATCGGCAGCGGCGGCGACGGCCATGCTCGCATTCAAGCAGCCTCTTCATGCGTGGCTGAAAATGCTCACCTGGCCGGAGATCCGTGCATTCGTCATTCTCGTCGTGATGACCGCTCTCATTGCGCCCATTTTGCCCGACAAGGCGATCGATCCATGGAACGCGATCAATCCGACCGAGATTTGGCGATTCACGATCCTCCTCGCCGCCGTTTCCTTTCTTGGCTATTTCGCGATCCGCATTTTCGGCGAGCGAGCCGGCCTGATCGTATCCGCACTTGCCGGCGGCCTGGCGTCATCGACCGCTGCCGCTTTGACTTTCGCGAAGATGGCAAGGGCCCATCCGGACGCCTGCTGGCTCCTTTCGGGCGCTACGCTGATGAGCTGTGCCGTCATGATGGCGCGTGTGATCGTCGTCGTCGGAATCGCCAATCCGTCGCTGCTCGGCCTCATCATGCTGCCGCTGGCGATTTCGGGCTCTGTCATCTTGATCCTGGGCGCCATCTTTATTTTACGCGCCGGCAAGCGCAACATGGAGCGGCCGCAAATTGCCATGACCAGCCCGCTGGAACTGGGCACGGCCTTGAAGCTTGCCGGACTCATTGCCGGGGTCATGCTGGTCTCGAAACTTGCGGCGCAGTTCTCCGGTCCCGCCGGCGTATTCGGGCTGTCTGCGATTTCCGGATTGGCCGATGTCGATGCGATCAGTCTGTCCTTGTCCCAATTGTCCAAAGGGGCGCTCGATCCGCAGATTGCCGCGATCGGCATCGGCTTGGCGGTCACGGCGAATACATTGACCAAATCCCTATTGGGCGCACTGACGGGTTCGCCGAAGCATGGACTCATCGTGGGCGCAGGAAGCGCGGTGGCGCTCATCACAGCCGGGGGAGCCCTTTTTCTGACGATTGGCTGA
- a CDS encoding cation-translocating P-type ATPase, protein MLNTAGQPHQQRSLALPTVTLEARGLFQCLDHLGVEKQLSKRAGVLSAEASPASESVTVVFDETLINVGELRGIINDCGFHCGGRLVPRHVCARDAVVTPDDNSQNRAGSASGHVHHDQPGAVAAAAKGGAAHDAMAHEMGHGAGMDMAAMARDMRNRFFISLIFGLPIFGLSPMGMDRPLLTPPFGLDLNITLFLLASAAILYPVWPFVVAAIRALRNGVLNMAVLVLLSVGTGYLFSVGTTFFFEGQQFYEASAVLLVFILLGHWLEMRARAGASQAIRALMDLAPPMATVLRDGKEIEVPTAEVLVGDVVLIRPGNKIPVDGEILDGKSDVDESMLTGESMPVSKGPGDAVIGATINRSGSFRYRATKVGAETALAQIVKLVQEAQNSKAPAQLLADRASQWLVLAAIVIGLATFAGWYWALGSTLLFALTLTITVFVIACPDALGLATPMAVMVGTGLGAMNGILFKNAGALEDATKLDVIVFDKTGTLTMGQPKVVDVVAAAEYTQDEVLRMAGAIERNSEHPLAIAILERASGITLPEARNFANREGKGAGAVVEGASVVVGNRQVMEDENIALGALAEPAERLKGAGRTVVHVARGGEILGLIAIADAPRPTAKSTVAALRERGVKVAMLTGDNAGTAKRIAAELGIEIVLADVLPGQKADKVKELQAQGQRVGMVGDGVNDAPALTQADVGFAIGAGTDVAMESADVVLMKSDPFDIVGAITLSRATLRKMHQNLWWAVGYNIIAFPLAAGVLYPVLLSPEIAALAMSGSSALVAINALMLKRTRLTGVGRGRIPARNAAQDSPVPATAM, encoded by the coding sequence ATGCTGAACACCGCCGGCCAGCCACACCAACAACGGAGCCTTGCCTTGCCAACCGTGACACTTGAAGCCCGCGGGCTGTTCCAATGCCTCGACCATCTTGGCGTCGAAAAGCAGCTTTCAAAACGCGCTGGAGTGCTCAGCGCCGAAGCCAGTCCCGCTTCCGAGAGCGTAACGGTCGTCTTTGACGAAACGCTGATAAATGTCGGCGAGTTGCGCGGCATCATCAATGACTGCGGGTTTCACTGCGGCGGCCGTCTCGTCCCCCGGCATGTCTGCGCCCGAGATGCCGTGGTGACTCCAGACGACAACAGCCAGAACCGCGCGGGCTCCGCGTCCGGTCACGTCCATCATGATCAGCCGGGAGCCGTCGCTGCTGCCGCCAAAGGGGGGGCGGCGCACGACGCCATGGCTCATGAAATGGGGCACGGCGCGGGGATGGACATGGCCGCGATGGCGCGCGACATGCGCAACCGGTTCTTCATCAGCCTGATCTTTGGTCTTCCGATCTTCGGCCTGTCTCCAATGGGGATGGACCGCCCCTTGCTGACCCCACCTTTCGGCCTCGATCTCAACATCACCTTGTTCCTGCTTGCAAGCGCGGCGATCCTTTATCCTGTCTGGCCCTTCGTGGTCGCCGCGATCCGAGCGCTGCGCAATGGTGTTCTCAACATGGCGGTGCTCGTGTTGCTGAGCGTGGGCACCGGCTATCTGTTCAGCGTCGGCACCACCTTCTTTTTCGAAGGCCAGCAATTCTACGAGGCCTCGGCGGTTCTGCTCGTTTTCATTCTGCTGGGCCATTGGCTCGAAATGCGGGCACGAGCCGGCGCTTCCCAGGCTATCCGCGCATTGATGGACCTGGCACCGCCGATGGCGACAGTCCTGCGCGACGGGAAGGAGATCGAAGTACCGACCGCCGAGGTGCTCGTAGGCGATGTCGTGCTGATCCGCCCCGGCAACAAGATCCCCGTCGACGGCGAGATTCTCGATGGCAAGTCGGACGTCGATGAATCGATGCTGACGGGAGAATCTATGCCGGTCTCCAAAGGCCCTGGCGATGCGGTCATTGGCGCCACAATCAACCGCAGCGGCAGCTTCCGCTACCGCGCGACCAAAGTGGGGGCGGAGACCGCCCTCGCCCAGATCGTCAAACTCGTCCAGGAAGCACAAAACTCCAAGGCGCCGGCGCAACTGCTCGCGGATCGCGCATCGCAATGGCTGGTGCTCGCCGCGATTGTCATCGGCCTCGCCACATTTGCCGGCTGGTACTGGGCGCTGGGCTCGACCTTGCTGTTCGCATTGACGCTGACAATCACTGTATTCGTGATCGCCTGCCCCGATGCACTCGGTCTTGCCACCCCGATGGCGGTGATGGTCGGCACCGGTCTTGGCGCGATGAACGGCATCTTGTTCAAGAATGCCGGCGCGCTCGAGGACGCGACCAAGCTTGACGTGATCGTCTTCGACAAGACCGGAACGCTCACCATGGGGCAACCCAAGGTTGTCGATGTGGTCGCGGCTGCGGAATATACGCAGGACGAGGTGCTGCGCATGGCGGGAGCGATTGAACGCAACTCGGAACATCCGCTTGCCATCGCGATCCTGGAGCGCGCATCGGGCATCACTTTGCCGGAAGCCCGCAATTTCGCCAACCGCGAGGGCAAGGGCGCGGGTGCCGTAGTCGAAGGTGCTTCGGTGGTTGTCGGGAACCGTCAGGTAATGGAGGATGAAAACATTGCATTGGGCGCACTTGCGGAACCCGCCGAGCGGTTGAAGGGCGCCGGCCGCACGGTTGTCCATGTCGCGCGTGGCGGCGAAATACTGGGCCTGATCGCGATTGCCGACGCACCTCGGCCGACTGCCAAATCCACGGTTGCGGCACTGCGCGAGCGCGGCGTCAAGGTCGCGATGCTCACCGGCGACAATGCGGGCACGGCCAAGCGCATCGCCGCGGAACTCGGTATAGAAATTGTGCTCGCCGATGTCCTGCCGGGGCAGAAGGCCGATAAGGTCAAGGAACTGCAGGCGCAAGGCCAGCGTGTCGGCATGGTCGGAGATGGCGTCAACGATGCGCCCGCCCTGACGCAGGCCGATGTCGGATTCGCCATCGGCGCGGGAACCGATGTCGCCATGGAAAGCGCGGACGTCGTTCTGATGAAGAGCGATCCCTTCGATATCGTCGGCGCAATCACCCTGTCGCGTGCGACTTTGCGCAAGATGCACCAGAATCTCTGGTGGGCGGTCGGTTACAACATCATCGCCTTCCCGCTCGCCGCTGGCGTGCTCTATCCCGTTCTGCTGAGCCCGGAGATTGCTGCACTCGCCATGTCGGGCAGTTCCGCGCTTGTTGCCATCAATGCGCTGATGCTCAAGCGGACCAGACTGACGGGTGTTGGCCGCGGCAGGATACCGGCCAGGAACGCAGCGCAGGACTCGCCAGTTCCGGCGACCGCGATGTGA
- the ftsH gene encoding ATP-dependent zinc metalloprotease FtsH, producing the protein MASSNGADTSAAKVEPDLEIAYSDFIARIDRNDVREVVISDSMVKGVLADGKRFQTTTPQDAGLVPRLLDHRVRITAAQSKTGLSSAGWLWLFFLPLLPLVAIAGFAIWSRKRQAKSGGGAFGIRQSQAKQVETDAPPVTFKDVAGIDEAEFELSEIVEFLKRPERFQRLGGKIPKGCLLSGPPGTGKTLLARAMAGEAGVPFFSMSGSAFVEMFVGVGARRVRDLFAQAKKNAPCVVFIDEIDSVGRHRSAGVGGGNDERDQTLNQLLVEMDGFAGDQGVIVVAATNRPDVLDPALLRPGRFDRQVVVPAPDVGGREKILRVHLRHVPLAPDVDARVMARATPGFSGADLANLVNEAALLAARSGAERVSTAELEAARDKVLLGAERRSLAMTADEILTTAYHEAGHALVALHVPGHDPLYKVTVIPRGRALGVTISLPERDRYGLARVELEAKIAMMFGGRVAEELTFGKDRITTGASDDIRQATVLARRMVTEFGFSDRLGPLRYIGSDEEVFPHGHAAISETTASMIDEETRRIVEEGESRARKLLTDHRDQLRQLAEALIEHETLSGEEIRWLLRNPATDFALDRMLEPGPTPEWIG; encoded by the coding sequence ATGGCAAGTAGTAATGGTGCCGATACCTCCGCGGCAAAGGTCGAGCCCGATCTCGAGATCGCCTATTCGGACTTCATCGCTCGCATCGACAGGAACGACGTTCGCGAGGTCGTGATCTCCGACAGTATGGTCAAGGGTGTGCTGGCTGACGGAAAGCGTTTCCAAACGACCACCCCGCAGGACGCCGGCCTCGTACCACGGCTGCTCGATCACCGCGTAAGAATAACCGCCGCGCAGAGCAAGACCGGGCTGTCCTCAGCCGGCTGGTTGTGGTTGTTCTTTCTGCCGCTTCTTCCGCTCGTGGCGATTGCGGGTTTCGCGATCTGGTCCCGGAAGCGTCAGGCCAAGAGCGGAGGCGGGGCATTCGGCATCCGACAATCCCAAGCGAAGCAAGTCGAAACCGACGCGCCGCCTGTGACTTTCAAGGACGTTGCCGGCATCGATGAGGCGGAGTTCGAGTTAAGCGAAATCGTCGAGTTTCTGAAGCGACCGGAGAGATTCCAGCGGCTTGGTGGAAAGATACCCAAAGGTTGCCTGCTCAGCGGGCCGCCTGGGACCGGAAAGACCCTGCTCGCACGGGCAATGGCGGGTGAAGCAGGCGTGCCCTTTTTCTCGATGTCCGGCTCTGCGTTCGTTGAAATGTTCGTGGGCGTTGGAGCGCGCCGCGTGCGGGATTTGTTCGCTCAGGCGAAAAAGAACGCACCTTGCGTCGTCTTTATCGACGAGATCGATTCTGTCGGACGACACCGGAGCGCTGGCGTGGGGGGCGGTAACGACGAGCGCGATCAGACGCTCAATCAGCTGCTTGTCGAAATGGACGGATTTGCCGGTGACCAGGGCGTCATTGTCGTCGCCGCCACAAACCGCCCGGACGTCCTGGATCCCGCATTGCTACGGCCCGGGCGCTTCGATCGCCAGGTGGTGGTGCCTGCTCCTGACGTCGGTGGCCGCGAAAAAATTCTGCGTGTTCACTTGCGGCACGTTCCTTTGGCGCCGGATGTGGACGCGCGTGTCATGGCGCGGGCAACCCCGGGCTTTTCCGGAGCGGACCTTGCCAACCTGGTCAACGAAGCCGCGCTGCTCGCGGCCCGGTCCGGCGCTGAACGCGTCTCTACAGCCGAACTGGAGGCGGCGCGGGACAAGGTTCTGCTTGGCGCCGAGCGACGCTCCCTGGCGATGACCGCCGATGAAATACTCACGACAGCCTATCACGAGGCAGGACACGCCTTGGTCGCTCTGCATGTCCCCGGCCATGATCCGTTGTACAAGGTGACGGTCATTCCGCGCGGTCGTGCCCTTGGCGTCACGATATCGCTTCCGGAGCGCGACCGTTACGGCCTTGCCCGCGTGGAACTGGAGGCGAAGATTGCCATGATGTTCGGCGGGCGCGTCGCGGAAGAACTCACCTTCGGGAAGGACAGGATTACCACGGGCGCCAGTGACGACATCCGCCAGGCCACCGTCCTCGCGCGGCGCATGGTCACCGAGTTCGGTTTCAGCGACCGGCTCGGCCCGCTGCGCTACATTGGCAGTGACGAGGAAGTTTTCCCACACGGTCACGCTGCCATTTCCGAAACGACCGCAAGCATGATCGATGAGGAGACCCGGCGCATCGTCGAGGAAGGCGAATCCCGAGCCCGCAAACTGCTCACCGACCACAGGGACCAGCTTCGGCAGCTGGCCGAGGCGCTGATCGAGCACGAAACCCTTTCCGGCGAGGAGATCCGATGGCTACTGAGAAATCCCGCAACAGATTTTGCTCTTGATCGCATGTTGGAACCAGGGCCGACACCGGAATGGATCGGCTGA
- a CDS encoding acetate/propionate family kinase, with product MPSNGRPTQPQLRAAAGDAILVINSGSSSVKFALFSTVDPPARLWSGAIDRIGLAHGRFHAVDVAGTTAFDEATQVADHDMALHLLFDAIDPHTAGYGLAAVGHRIVHGGAECDCATFVTETLEARLREFVPLAPLHQPHNLAGIAAVRSARPDLSQIACFDTAFHHGMPHLATLTGLPRELRDQGIRRYGFHGLSYEYVVDRLRSEEVDVDGERVIVAHLGNGASMCALRGGRSVETTMGFSTLSGLPMGTRCGDLDPGIILYLLTEMDLSADRLQHLLYEESGLLGLSGFSRNMQELLARPTDQSALEAVAYFCYQARLHLAALTAALGGLDRLVFTGGIGANAPMVRADICADLGYLGVALDPKRNTDGARVISSAAGHVVVEAFATDEEQMIARHMRRLLAVQPARQVA from the coding sequence ATGCCTAGCAATGGTCGCCCCACGCAGCCCCAACTGCGAGCAGCTGCAGGCGATGCCATTCTGGTCATTAACAGCGGCTCGTCGAGCGTGAAGTTCGCGCTCTTTTCGACCGTAGATCCCCCAGCGCGCCTCTGGTCAGGGGCCATCGACCGCATCGGCCTTGCACATGGCCGTTTTCACGCCGTTGACGTAGCAGGGACGACGGCGTTCGATGAAGCGACACAAGTCGCTGACCACGACATGGCTTTGCATCTGCTTTTCGATGCGATCGACCCGCACACCGCCGGATACGGTTTGGCGGCAGTCGGGCACCGCATTGTCCATGGCGGCGCGGAATGTGATTGCGCCACATTCGTAACGGAGACGCTGGAGGCGCGGTTGCGCGAGTTCGTGCCGCTTGCTCCGCTGCATCAACCGCACAATCTGGCCGGAATCGCCGCAGTCCGCAGCGCTCGCCCAGACCTGTCCCAAATCGCCTGCTTCGATACCGCCTTTCATCATGGCATGCCGCACCTCGCAACCCTGACGGGTTTGCCGCGCGAGTTGCGTGACCAAGGCATCCGCCGTTACGGCTTTCATGGCCTTTCCTACGAATATGTCGTTGATCGGCTGCGCAGCGAGGAGGTCGACGTCGATGGCGAGCGCGTCATCGTTGCCCATCTCGGGAACGGGGCTTCGATGTGTGCGCTGAGGGGCGGCAGAAGCGTCGAGACGACGATGGGTTTCAGCACATTGAGCGGTCTGCCCATGGGGACGCGCTGCGGCGACCTCGACCCGGGCATCATCCTTTACTTGCTGACAGAAATGGACTTGTCCGCAGATCGGCTCCAGCATCTCCTTTACGAGGAATCGGGACTGCTGGGATTGTCCGGTTTCAGCCGCAACATGCAGGAATTGCTGGCACGGCCCACGGACCAGTCCGCTCTCGAGGCCGTGGCGTACTTCTGCTATCAGGCGCGCTTACACTTGGCCGCACTGACCGCCGCCTTGGGCGGCCTCGATCGCCTGGTATTTACCGGCGGAATCGGCGCCAATGCACCCATGGTTCGCGCCGACATTTGCGCGGATCTCGGCTATCTGGGCGTCGCCCTGGATCCCAAGCGCAACACAGATGGTGCACGGGTCATCTCGTCGGCTGCGGGCCACGTCGTCGTTGAAGCATTCGCAACCGACGAAGAACAAATGATAGCGCGGCACATGCGCCGGCTGCTGGCCGTGCAGCCCGCAAGGCAGGTGGCG
- the pgm gene encoding phosphoglucomutase (alpha-D-glucose-1,6-bisphosphate-dependent) translates to MTDAHPDAGKRLDPSQLVDVEGLIRAYHDLAPDPGNAGQRVTFGTSGHRGSALECRFNEAHILAIAQAVCLHRARTGIDGPLFLGVDTHALSGPAARTAIEVFAANEVAVVTDARDGFTPTPVISHAILSYNRGRTSGLADGVVITPSHNPPEDGGFKYNPPHGGPSEPEVAGNIERLANALLDPKLGGVRRMSYERAYRSSALSRQDFRSAYVDDLANVLDFEAISASSLRIGIDPLGGSSVDYWPAIIELYRLDACLVSGTVDPSFGFMPADRDGRIRMDCSSPYAMAQLLDLKDRFDISVGNDPDADRHGIVTASQGLMPPNDYLAACVAYLFMNRPQWPRDAGIGKTMVTSALIDRLAAHLDRPLVETPVGFRWFVDAMLEGKLGFAGEESAGATLLRKNGSVWTTDKDGIALGLLAAEIMAKTGRDPTALYAEVTTTIGKPFYRRTDAPATRREKEQLRQLTPHCFEAGQLAGEAVIAIESAAPSSGAPLGGVRVRSANGWFAARPSGTEDIYKIYAESFRSLDHLDQIESEAKAMIGAALAEAAVRH, encoded by the coding sequence ATGACTGACGCGCATCCCGACGCAGGCAAACGGCTCGATCCATCGCAGCTCGTCGATGTCGAGGGACTGATCCGTGCTTATCATGACCTAGCCCCTGATCCTGGCAACGCCGGCCAGCGTGTCACGTTCGGCACTTCCGGCCACCGCGGCTCGGCGCTCGAATGCAGGTTCAACGAGGCGCATATTCTGGCGATTGCCCAAGCGGTCTGCCTTCACCGTGCAAGGACCGGCATAGACGGTCCTTTGTTCCTGGGGGTCGACACGCACGCATTGTCGGGACCGGCGGCAAGGACAGCAATCGAGGTATTCGCAGCGAATGAGGTGGCCGTCGTGACCGACGCGCGCGACGGCTTTACGCCGACGCCAGTCATCTCTCACGCGATTCTCTCTTACAATCGCGGACGCACGAGCGGCCTTGCCGATGGCGTCGTGATAACCCCTTCACACAATCCGCCGGAGGATGGCGGCTTCAAGTACAATCCGCCGCATGGCGGACCCTCGGAGCCGGAAGTGGCCGGCAATATCGAGCGCCTCGCCAACGCGCTACTCGACCCCAAGCTAGGCGGCGTGCGCCGCATGTCCTACGAGCGGGCCTATCGTTCATCCGCATTGTCACGGCAGGATTTCCGTTCGGCCTACGTCGACGATCTTGCCAACGTCCTCGACTTCGAGGCGATCAGCGCCTCGAGCCTGCGAATTGGCATCGACCCCCTCGGCGGCAGCTCCGTCGACTACTGGCCTGCCATCATCGAGCTCTATCGGCTCGACGCTTGCCTGGTCAGCGGCACCGTCGATCCGAGCTTCGGGTTCATGCCCGCCGATCGCGATGGCCGCATCAGAATGGATTGCTCTTCGCCCTATGCGATGGCGCAGCTACTCGATCTCAAGGACCGATTCGACATATCCGTGGGCAACGATCCGGATGCCGATCGGCACGGTATTGTTACAGCCTCGCAGGGGTTGATGCCTCCGAACGACTATCTCGCCGCTTGCGTTGCCTATCTGTTCATGAACCGGCCTCAGTGGCCGCGCGACGCCGGGATCGGAAAAACGATGGTAACGAGCGCGCTTATCGATCGGCTTGCCGCGCATCTCGATCGCCCCCTGGTCGAAACGCCGGTCGGGTTCAGATGGTTCGTCGACGCCATGCTCGAAGGCAAGCTCGGCTTTGCGGGTGAGGAAAGCGCCGGAGCGACCCTGCTGCGCAAGAACGGCTCGGTATGGACAACCGACAAGGATGGAATCGCGCTCGGCCTGCTTGCTGCGGAGATCATGGCGAAGACGGGCCGCGATCCCACTGCGCTCTACGCCGAGGTGACCACCACGATTGGAAAGCCGTTCTACCGGCGTACCGACGCTCCGGCGACGAGACGCGAGAAAGAGCAGCTCAGGCAGCTGACGCCGCACTGTTTCGAGGCCGGACAATTGGCTGGCGAAGCCGTGATCGCCATCGAAAGCGCCGCGCCATCGAGCGGCGCTCCCTTGGGCGGCGTGCGCGTACGAAGCGCGAACGGCTGGTTCGCGGCGCGGCCTTCGGGAACGGAGGATATCTACAAGATCTACGCGGAAAGCTTCCGGAGCCTCGACCATCTCGATCAGATCGAGAGTGAAGCAAAGGCGATGATCGGTGCCGCGCTTGCAGAAGCGGCCGTGCGCCACTGA
- a CDS encoding DUF3141 domain-containing protein codes for MLFNLLRNSEIMASSSIQTSGTLPTSAAPSRQSGNRPPQSLGEAPKRIPSDSGPIPDLPTLDEFVAYQRDFMERTILFWDTLRQRANNMLEHERAGLPPLLDFQYETLLDARRFERPTNYALLRITEIGGDCWEDCVDPNKPPIIVVDPRAGHGPGIGGFKRDSEVGMAMREGHPVYFVIFFPEPALAQTLTDVLHTLRRFVEEVARRHPNKAPITYGNCQAGWAVTLLSADCEGLVGPAVLNGSPLSYWAGESGINPMRLAGGLLGGAWLTHFLSDLGNGRFDGAWLAENFENLKPEKAIWEKYAHLFANVDSERERFLEFERWWNGFYFLSRQEMLAIVENLFIGNALEQGRLRICEGAFADLRRIRNPLVIFASYGDNITPPQQALGWIPAVYRDTEDLKQAGQRIVYLTNPHVGHLGIFVSASVARLEHRAIVESLEEIEALPPGLYEMKIDNPSGDPDCHKPDFSVRFEPREVEDLDRDYPREAFERVRQISEQNEALYRTFMSPWVQALANPWTAEALKWLHPMRTSRYLHSEAFNPWMRGAAMLAGAISQRRKPLSPNQPLVQREKDVIGAITQALEDARQARDKTCEQIFGWLYGFAGSKHA; via the coding sequence TTGCTCTTCAATCTTTTGCGAAACAGCGAAATTATGGCTTCTTCATCCATTCAAACCAGCGGAACATTACCAACTTCGGCGGCGCCGTCGCGGCAATCAGGAAACCGTCCTCCCCAATCACTGGGCGAAGCGCCAAAACGAATTCCTTCGGACTCCGGGCCCATTCCGGATCTTCCCACGCTCGACGAGTTCGTCGCCTATCAGCGGGATTTCATGGAGCGAACGATCCTGTTCTGGGATACGCTGCGTCAGCGGGCGAACAACATGCTCGAACATGAGCGCGCCGGCTTGCCGCCACTTCTCGATTTCCAATATGAGACGCTGCTTGACGCGCGCCGTTTCGAGCGACCGACCAATTACGCCCTTCTTCGCATCACCGAGATCGGCGGAGATTGCTGGGAGGATTGCGTCGACCCCAACAAACCGCCGATCATCGTCGTCGATCCGCGCGCCGGCCACGGCCCCGGCATCGGCGGATTCAAGCGCGATTCCGAAGTCGGCATGGCCATGCGCGAAGGCCATCCGGTCTATTTCGTGATCTTCTTTCCCGAGCCCGCTCTCGCGCAAACCCTCACCGACGTCCTCCATACGCTGCGGCGTTTCGTCGAAGAAGTCGCACGGCGGCACCCGAACAAAGCGCCGATTACATACGGCAACTGCCAGGCCGGGTGGGCGGTGACGTTATTATCCGCCGACTGCGAAGGCCTGGTTGGCCCTGCGGTCTTGAACGGTTCGCCTCTGTCTTACTGGGCCGGCGAATCCGGCATCAATCCGATGCGCCTGGCGGGCGGCCTACTTGGGGGCGCGTGGCTGACGCATTTCCTCTCGGATCTGGGCAACGGCCGCTTCGATGGGGCGTGGCTTGCCGAGAACTTCGAGAATCTGAAACCGGAAAAGGCTATCTGGGAAAAATATGCGCATCTATTCGCCAATGTCGACAGCGAACGCGAGCGCTTTCTGGAATTTGAACGCTGGTGGAACGGCTTCTACTTTCTCAGTCGCCAAGAAATGCTTGCGATCGTCGAAAATCTGTTCATCGGCAACGCGCTCGAGCAGGGACGGCTGCGCATCTGCGAAGGGGCCTTTGCCGATTTGCGCCGCATCCGAAACCCGCTCGTCATCTTCGCCTCTTATGGCGACAACATCACGCCGCCGCAGCAGGCGCTCGGCTGGATCCCTGCCGTCTATCGCGACACCGAGGACCTGAAGCAAGCGGGACAACGCATCGTCTATCTGACAAATCCTCATGTCGGCCATCTTGGCATTTTTGTTTCGGCGAGCGTCGCGCGTCTCGAGCATCGCGCCATCGTCGAAAGCCTGGAGGAGATCGAAGCTCTGCCGCCGGGGCTTTACGAAATGAAGATCGACAATCCTTCCGGCGATCCGGATTGTCACAAGCCTGATTTCAGTGTCCGTTTCGAACCGCGCGAGGTCGAGGATCTCGATAGGGATTATCCGCGCGAGGCATTCGAACGCGTCAGGCAGATCTCCGAGCAAAACGAGGCGCTGTACCGGACCTTCATGAGCCCGTGGGTGCAGGCACTGGCCAATCCCTGGACCGCCGAGGCGCTCAAGTGGCTCCACCCGATGCGGACGAGCCGCTATCTCCATTCCGAGGCATTCAATCCCTGGATGCGCGGTGCCGCAATGTTGGCGGGTGCGATCTCGCAAAGGCGCAAGCCGCTGTCACCCAACCAGCCGTTGGTTCAGCGGGAAAAAGACGTAATCGGCGCGATCACCCAAGCACTCGAAGACGCGCGGCAAGCCAGGGACAAGACCTGCGAGCAAATCTTTGGCTGGCTGTACGGCTTTGCGGGCAGCAAGCATGCCTAG